The DNA region CGCCCCCACGACGAAGACGGTGCGGGTCGCGGGGATCAGCCCGTCGGCCGAGGCGGACCGGTCGAGCTCCGAGGCGCTGGAGCGGATCGGCGTGAAGTATTGGCGTGCCGGGGAAGTCGCCTCCGCCGACCCGGTCGCGGTCGGCGCGGCGTTCGCGCCGGTCACCGACGATCTCGTGACGAGGACCCGGCAGCAGGCGTCCGCTGGGGCGAAGATCGTGCTCTGGCCGGAAACACACGCGAGTGTGCTGGAACGCGACCAGGCGGCACTGCTCGCCCGCGTCGGCACCGAAGCGAAGCAGGCGGGGATCCACGTCGGTCTCGCGTACGCGCTCTACACCGCACAGGCTCCGTACATCCGCAACGTGGCCGTGCTCGTCGGGCCGTCCGGCGAGGTGCTGTGGACCTACGACAAGACGCATCCGACCCCGATGGAGCCGATGACACCCGGCCCGGGCGTCGTCCCGACCGCGGATTCGCCGTACGGCCGGATCGCGTCGGTCATCTGCTACGACGCGGATTTCCCCGGCCTGATGCGCCAAGCCGCGGACAAGGGGACCTCGCTGATGCTCGTGCCTGCCAACGACTGGCCGGGATTCGGCTCGTTGCACGCGGAAAAGGCCGTCTTCCGCGCGGTGGAGAACGGATACTCGCTCTTCCGGCACTCCACCCACGGGAATTCCACAGCTGTGGACGGTCAAGGCCGGGTGCTCGGGCACGCCGGCTACTACCGCACCGATCAGCAGACGCTCGTCGCCGATCTGCCGGTGCAGCCGAGAACACAGACCGTGTACGGCCGTGTCGGTGACGTGTTCGCCTGGCTGTGCCTCGCCGCGGCCGCGCTCTGTCCTTTATGGACATACCGAAGGAAACGTTAGCGCCCCGTTACGTCAGGCGTGGTGTTCCTAACGTCTCAGCCGAAAAGAACAGTGTTCAACGGTTAAGCTGCCCCGCATGCCGAAACTGCTGGTGGTGGAAGACGACGACGCGATCGGCGGCGTCCTCGAATCGACCCTCCGTCTGCACGGCTACGAGGTTTCCTGGCAGCGCGACGGCCGCACCGCGCTCGCGGCCGCGGCGGACGGCGACATCGACTTCGTCCTGCTCGACCTCGGGCTGCCGGATCTGGACGGGGTCGAGGTCTGCCGTCGGCTGCGGGCGGAGCTGCCCGGCGCCGTCCTGGTCATCCTCACCGCGCGGCAGGAGGAGATGGACGTCGTCGTGGGCCTGGAGGCCGGCGCCGACGACTACCTCACCAAACCCATCCGGCTCGGCGAACTGCTCGCCAGGGTGCGGGCGCATCTGCGGCGCGGGACCGCTCCGCCGGAGAGCAGGCCCGCGATCGCCATCGGCTACCTGCGGGTGGACACCGCCGGCCGCCGGGTCAGCGTCGGCGGACGGGAGATCGCGTTGCGGGCCAAGGAGTTCGACCTGCTCGCCCGGCTGGCCGAGCAGCCGGGCGTCGCGGTCAGCCGCGACACCCTGATGTCCGAGGTGTGGGACGCGCACTGGTACGGCTCCACGAAGACGCTCGACGTCCACATCGCGGCGCTGCGCCGGAAGCTGACCGAATCGGCGCCCACGCCCGAGCAGGCACCCAGGATCTCGACCCTGCGGGGCCACGGCTACCGCCTCGAACAACCCTTCGAGAGTCAGTAGTCGCGCGATACGCGTGACTGGATGAACGACACTCGTGATCAGACGGACGACACGCGTGACTGAAGGGACGACACGCGAGCGGCCGGTTCCCCGTCCGTCCAGTCACGCGTGTCGTCCTGCTGGACACGCGTGTCGTCCATCTGATCACGCGGATCACCGTCGCTAGTAGTCGCGCAGGTCGGACACCTCGTCGCGGGCGGCGAGCTGCGCGATCCGCGCCGACGCCGCCACGCACGACACGATCACCACCACCGCCAGCAGCCCGAAGTAGCCGTGCGGCGAAGGCACCCTTTCCACCTTCGAGACGAAGACGAACAGCACGCCCAGCAGATGCCCGGCGATCAGGCCGCCGCCGCCGACCACCAGCGCGTCGCCCGCGATGAACGCCGCCACCTGCCGCCGTTTCCCGCCGAGCGTGCTCACGATCAGCAGATCGCGGCGACGTTCGTTGAGCGCCGCCCCGAACGACGGCCCGGCCGCGGCGGCCGCGAGGATCAGCGAGGCGATCAGGTCCACCTCGGCCTCGCCGCAGCCGTCCCTGGTGAGGGCGGTCGCCATGGCGAACGCCACCGCCAGCGCGACCAGCACCACCGACCGCGCCAGTAGCGCGCTCCGCCACGAAATGGACAGCGCGATCACGCCCGCCAGCCCCGAAACGAGCGGCCGGAGTATCCCGCCGATCGCCCGCTTCCCCTTCCGCAGCCCCAGCTCCACCAGCCGCCACAGCAGCATCGTGCCGCCCGCCCAGCCGAACAGCGGCCAGACGAAGGCGAGCGCGAGCAGGATGACGTCGAGGCCGTAGGGCGACCACCAGGGCGGCCCGCCGTCGGCCGGGACGAAATACCACTCACGCAGCACCGGGGGCAGGATGGCGAGTGCCGCGACGAGCAGCCCCGCGAGCAGCAAGAGAACGATTTCCCGGACGATCGCCAAACCCGTGCCGGTCGAGTAACCACAGACCAGGGACAGGGTCACCCCGGCCACGCCGCCGGCCAGCCCGGCCGCCGCGGCCTCGGCGGCGGCCAGGCCGAACACCTGCCCGCCGGTGGCGCCGCGGGCACGCAGCAGGTCCTGATCCGCCCGCAGCACCCTCGCCGAGGGGGTGGCCAGCAGCACCACGAGCACCATCGCGGGGATCCAGCGCGGTGCCGGGGCCCAGGTCCAGTCGTGCACCGCGAGCAGCGTGGTGACGATCGCGACCCCGGCCGCGGGCACGCCGAGCCTGGCGGGGCGCACCCGCGCGATCCCGCCGACCCACAAGGTCATCGCCGCGATCACGGGTCCAGCACCAGCTTCCCGTCGACCATGGCCCAATGTTCGCCGAAGAGTCCGGCGGGGGCAGGCTCGGCCGTGGCCACCAGCAGCCCGGCGGCCAGCTGGTCCGCGGCGCGTACCAGCCTGCCGAGGAGCCGCTCGCCCTCGCGCCGGTCGAGCCAGCCCGCCGGGTCGTCGGCGAGGATCAGTTTCGGCGCGGGCGCGAGCGCCCTGGCCAGGACGGCGAGCCGGATCTGCTCGCCGGTCAGGTCGCGGGGCGCCTTCTTGGCGAAGCCGTCGAGGCCGACGAGCTCCAGAGCGCCGTCGACGGCGTCACGGACCGCCGTGCCGGTCCGCCCGGCGAGCACGAGCGGCAGCGCGACGTTGAGCCGGACGTCGAGGTCGCGCAGCAGCCCGCCGTCCTGCAGCACCAGGCCGATCAGGTCGGGCCCCGGCGGCGACGGCTCGAAGGCGGGCCAGTCGACGGTGCCCGCGGTCGGCTTCTTCATCCCGGCGAGCAGATGCAGCAGCGTGGTCTTCCCGGCGCCCGCCCTGCCGGTCACCACCGCGCGGGTCTCCGCGGCGATCACGCAGGTGACGCCGTGCACGGCGACCACGGCGGTCAGCCCGGAACCGTAGGTGTGCGCCAGCTCGTCGGCGCGGACGAGTGGCGCCGTCACGCCACTCTCACGATCCGCTGCGCGGCCGCCGCGATCTCGGGGTCGCGGGTCGCCACGACGACGGCCGTCCCGCGGGCCGCGACGGCGCACAGCAGATCCATGAGTTCGAGCGCGGCGAGCCCGTCGAGTTCACCGGTCGGTTCGTCGGCCAGTACCACCTCGGGCGCCCCGGCCAGTGCGACGGCGACGCCGGCCCGCGCGCTCTCCAGCGCCGACAGCGTGTCCGGGTAGTCGCCTCCCCGCCCGGCCAAGCCGACCAGTTCGAGCAGGTCGTCGGCCGTGCGGAGGGCACGGCGACCGGCGAGCCTGCCCGCCAAGACGACGTTCCGCCCGACGGTGAGGTGATCGAAGAGGTTCCCGCGCCGGAGCAGCACGCCGACCCCGGGAACGCCGATGGAGGCCTCGCCACCTCCGGCGGGCAGCACGGCCACACACTCGCCCGGGACGGCGAACCGGACGAGGGGGACGGATCCGGGCCCCGGGCCTGCCATGACGGCGGCACGTCGGCGCATGGCCCCAAGGTAGAGCGAAGGGGGTCAACATCGCCTTGATCTCAGGTCAACGGACGGCAAAATATCGCGTCGGGCGGGTGATCCTCGCGCTCTTCGGCCACACTCTGAGCGTGCGCCGCCGGATCGTCACCCTCACCGTGCTGGCCGCGGTGCTGGCGATCACCCTGTTCGGGGCGCCGCTGGCCGTCGCGGTCGCCCGGTTCCACGAGGGCAACTCGACCCACGACCTCGAACGGGTCGCCGACACCGTCGTCCTCGGCGTGGCCGGCGACCTGGCCAACGGCCGGATCCCGGAGGTGAGACCGGTCAAGGCGGAGGAAGGCCGGATCCGCGGGATCAGGGTCGCGGTCTACACCCCGACCGGCAGACTCCTGGCGGGCAACGGCCCGGCCAGCGAAGACCGGTTCGTCCGCGAAGCGCACTACACCGACATGGCGACCGGAACCCGCGAGGACGAGGTCGTCCTGGCCGTTCCGGTGCTCAGCGGACCGTCGCTGGTCGGGGTGGTCCGCGCCGCCCATCCCCGGGCGGAACTGGATGCCAAGATCCGCCTGACCTGGCTGAAGATGATCGCGCTCGGCGGGATCGCGATCGGCGCGAGCTGGTTGATCGGGCGCCGGATCGCCACCCGGCTGGCGCGGCCGCTGGAGGATCTGGCCGCCACCGCCGAGCGGCTCGGCGAGGGCGACTTCACCGTCCGCGCCGCCCGGACCGGGGTCCGCGAGATCGATCAGGTCGCCGAAGCCCTCGACGTGACGTCCGAGCGGATCGGCGAGACGCTGGACCGCGAGCGGACCTTCTCCGCCGACGCCTCCCACCAGCTGCGGACGCCCTTGACCGGGCTGCGCCTGCAACTGGAGGCGGCGCTGGAAAGCCCTGACCGCGACCCCTACGCGACGATCCGCGACGGCATCGCCTCGGCCGACCGGCTCGAACGCACCATCGACGATCTGCTGACCCTTGCCAAGCAGACGAGGGCGCCGCGCGCCCGGCTCGACCTGGGCAAACTCTTCGAGGAGATCCGCCAGACCTGGCACGGCCTGCTCGCCGGACGCGGCCGCGCGCTGCGGATCAGCGGCCGTGACGCGCTGCCGGCTCGGGCGGCGGACGCGGCCGTACGGCAGGTGCTCGCCGTGCTGCTGGACAACGCGGCGACCCACGGACGCGGCACGGTGTCCGTGCTGGCGCGCGACGCCGGGGACGCGCTGGCCATCGACGTGAGCGACGAGGGCGCCATCGCGGACGGGCACGATCCGTTCGTGACCGGGGAGCGGTCCGAGGACCACGAAGGCAACGGGATCGGGCTGCGGCTGGCGCGGAGCCTGGCCGAGGCGGAAGGCGGACGGCTGCGGCTGACCAGCCCGGCGCCGACGACGTTCACGCTGCTCCTGCCCGCCGAACGCCCCTCGCCGAAAGAAGAAGGCCCGGGCCTGGCGAGCTAGGGGGGTTACTCGCCAGGCCGGGCCGGTAGGAGACAAACGCGCCCCGACAGCGCGCACGGCATGCCACCTGACTGAAGACGGTAAAGACCAGCGGGCCAACAGACGGTACACGCCGGATTAACTGACACTTTGCTTTTGCGTGTCACAGTGATTCGGCCATCGTCCGGCCGGGCTGAATCGATCGTGGGAAGATTGACCGCATGACCACCGAGCCGGCGCCGAGATGGCGGAGACTGGAACCGGACGAACGCAAGGAGCAGATCTTCGCCTGCGCGGCCCGCCTTTTCGCCGACCGCCCGTACTCGGAAGTGTCCACTTCGGACATCGCGGCGGAGGCCGGGGTCGCCAGGGGGCTGATCAACCATTACTTCGGCACCAAACGCGAGCTCTATCTGGAGATCATCCGGCGGGCGCTGACCGTGCCGCGGCTCGCCGTCGAAATCCTGCCGGAGGGGCCGCTCGAACTGCGTGCCGACGTCGCCATCGACTGGTTCCTCGACATGGTCACCAGCCAGGAGAAGATGTGGCTGGCCGCGATCGCGCCGGAGGGTATCGGCCGCGACCTCGAGGTCGAGCGGATCCTGGAAGAAGCCGATCGCGAATCGGCGGACCGGGTGCTCGAAGCCGTCGGCCTCTCCCGCGAAAGCGAGCACGGGCCGGAGCTGAACGCGCTGGTCCGCGCGTTCGGCGGGATGGTCAAGGCGGCGGGCCGCGAATGGCTCGTGCGCGGTTCGCTCGATCGCGCGCAGGTGCACACCTTGCTCAGCAAATCGCTGGTCACCCTGGTCGGCGACGTCTTCCCCGAGATTCAGCGAGGCTGAACGGGGAGAAGCCCCCGGCACCTCGAGGGGGAGGTTGGTGCCAGGGGCTTCGGGACCGGTGACGAGCACCGGTATTCCTCCACACTACGCCGATTCGCTGTCACGGCTCTGTCAAACGTCCGATTGCGTTCAGCTGGGTGAGCCGGAGTTCGAGTCCGTCCAGGCAGCGCTGCACGGCGTAATGGTAAAGCCGCTCGTAGTAACCGGCCGCGAGGTCGGGGTCCGCGACCAGCTCGGAGATCGACTCGCCC from Amycolatopsis sp. EV170708-02-1 includes:
- a CDS encoding ATP-binding cassette domain-containing protein; its protein translation is MTAPLVRADELAHTYGSGLTAVVAVHGVTCVIAAETRAVVTGRAGAGKTTLLHLLAGMKKPTAGTVDWPAFEPSPPGPDLIGLVLQDGGLLRDLDVRLNVALPLVLAGRTGTAVRDAVDGALELVGLDGFAKKAPRDLTGEQIRLAVLARALAPAPKLILADDPAGWLDRREGERLLGRLVRAADQLAAGLLVATAEPAPAGLFGEHWAMVDGKLVLDP
- a CDS encoding TetR/AcrR family transcriptional regulator, which produces MTTEPAPRWRRLEPDERKEQIFACAARLFADRPYSEVSTSDIAAEAGVARGLINHYFGTKRELYLEIIRRALTVPRLAVEILPEGPLELRADVAIDWFLDMVTSQEKMWLAAIAPEGIGRDLEVERILEEADRESADRVLEAVGLSRESEHGPELNALVRAFGGMVKAAGREWLVRGSLDRAQVHTLLSKSLVTLVGDVFPEIQRG
- a CDS encoding lipoprotein ABC transporter ATP-binding protein; translated protein: MRRRAAVMAGPGPGSVPLVRFAVPGECVAVLPAGGGEASIGVPGVGVLLRRGNLFDHLTVGRNVVLAGRLAGRRALRTADDLLELVGLAGRGGDYPDTLSALESARAGVAVALAGAPEVVLADEPTGELDGLAALELMDLLCAVAARGTAVVVATRDPEIAAAAQRIVRVA
- a CDS encoding HAMP domain-containing sensor histidine kinase produces the protein MILALFGHTLSVRRRIVTLTVLAAVLAITLFGAPLAVAVARFHEGNSTHDLERVADTVVLGVAGDLANGRIPEVRPVKAEEGRIRGIRVAVYTPTGRLLAGNGPASEDRFVREAHYTDMATGTREDEVVLAVPVLSGPSLVGVVRAAHPRAELDAKIRLTWLKMIALGGIAIGASWLIGRRIATRLARPLEDLAATAERLGEGDFTVRAARTGVREIDQVAEALDVTSERIGETLDRERTFSADASHQLRTPLTGLRLQLEAALESPDRDPYATIRDGIASADRLERTIDDLLTLAKQTRAPRARLDLGKLFEEIRQTWHGLLAGRGRALRISGRDALPARAADAAVRQVLAVLLDNAATHGRGTVSVLARDAGDALAIDVSDEGAIADGHDPFVTGERSEDHEGNGIGLRLARSLAEAEGGRLRLTSPAPTTFTLLLPAERPSPKEEGPGLAS
- a CDS encoding nitrilase-related carbon-nitrogen hydrolase — protein: MKPRLLWWLGTALLLLAVHTDWNVPLAAWVFPVFLLRYARLVPTRRAILFVGLSLLIGQLFWLGVTSLLFVLSALLAFTLLAVLQTTAFLADRLFADRAGPVRTLVFPVTLVAGEYLFTVITGFGDFGALGSTQSTNLPLLQTASVTGVYGLTFVLAWFASVANTVWAEGWRPVKRTVVVHLCLLGVVFAAGGARLLFDAPTTKTVRVAGISPSAEADRSSSEALERIGVKYWRAGEVASADPVAVGAAFAPVTDDLVTRTRQQASAGAKIVLWPETHASVLERDQAALLARVGTEAKQAGIHVGLAYALYTAQAPYIRNVAVLVGPSGEVLWTYDKTHPTPMEPMTPGPGVVPTADSPYGRIASVICYDADFPGLMRQAADKGTSLMLVPANDWPGFGSLHAEKAVFRAVENGYSLFRHSTHGNSTAVDGQGRVLGHAGYYRTDQQTLVADLPVQPRTQTVYGRVGDVFAWLCLAAAALCPLWTYRRKR
- a CDS encoding response regulator transcription factor; this translates as MPKLLVVEDDDAIGGVLESTLRLHGYEVSWQRDGRTALAAAADGDIDFVLLDLGLPDLDGVEVCRRLRAELPGAVLVILTARQEEMDVVVGLEAGADDYLTKPIRLGELLARVRAHLRRGTAPPESRPAIAIGYLRVDTAGRRVSVGGREIALRAKEFDLLARLAEQPGVAVSRDTLMSEVWDAHWYGSTKTLDVHIAALRRKLTESAPTPEQAPRISTLRGHGYRLEQPFESQ
- a CDS encoding ABC transporter permease, which produces MIAAMTLWVGGIARVRPARLGVPAAGVAIVTTLLAVHDWTWAPAPRWIPAMVLVVLLATPSARVLRADQDLLRARGATGGQVFGLAAAEAAAAGLAGGVAGVTLSLVCGYSTGTGLAIVREIVLLLLAGLLVAALAILPPVLREWYFVPADGGPPWWSPYGLDVILLALAFVWPLFGWAGGTMLLWRLVELGLRKGKRAIGGILRPLVSGLAGVIALSISWRSALLARSVVLVALAVAFAMATALTRDGCGEAEVDLIASLILAAAAAGPSFGAALNERRRDLLIVSTLGGKRRQVAAFIAGDALVVGGGGLIAGHLLGVLFVFVSKVERVPSPHGYFGLLAVVVIVSCVAASARIAQLAARDEVSDLRDY